One stretch of Comamonas testosteroni DNA includes these proteins:
- the fdhE gene encoding formate dehydrogenase accessory protein FdhE, protein MQRILQPGEIEALDHTSFPRILLPQVSSLFAERAARLRQLANGNPIADYLLFVAQIMDAQHKAVSAVEVELADATLMARAQEHSMPLLPAVDNIDPVWQTVLDNMLDTLQSSEGLPEPLQPLLKELRALEPETREDIAKKLLQKEVAARHVGLAPFIMAALQVAFAKRSSKLSPRDVPYTDPASICPVCASEPVASVIRIGGKMAGHRYAHCGTCACEWHMVRVKCTHCESTKGIHYQGIDGAGEEVLAETCDECGSYRKIVNQEKNPMVEPLVDDLASLMLDLLMSETQFQRASANPLLFVAVAEEQQGEADHELVDPAA, encoded by the coding sequence ATGCAACGCATTCTTCAACCCGGTGAAATCGAAGCACTGGATCACACCAGCTTTCCCCGCATCTTGCTGCCCCAGGTAAGCAGTCTGTTCGCCGAACGCGCTGCACGCCTGCGCCAGCTGGCCAACGGCAACCCCATTGCAGACTATCTGCTGTTTGTGGCCCAGATCATGGACGCACAGCACAAGGCCGTGAGCGCCGTGGAAGTCGAACTCGCCGATGCCACCCTGATGGCACGCGCCCAGGAGCATTCCATGCCCCTGCTGCCTGCTGTGGACAACATCGATCCCGTCTGGCAGACAGTGCTGGACAATATGCTCGACACGCTGCAAAGCAGCGAGGGTCTGCCCGAGCCCCTGCAGCCCCTGCTCAAGGAACTACGCGCGCTCGAGCCCGAAACCCGAGAAGACATTGCCAAAAAGCTGCTGCAAAAAGAAGTAGCCGCACGCCATGTGGGCCTGGCCCCTTTCATCATGGCAGCATTGCAGGTGGCTTTCGCCAAGCGTTCGTCCAAACTCAGCCCCAGAGACGTTCCATACACAGACCCCGCCAGCATCTGCCCCGTCTGCGCCAGCGAGCCTGTGGCCAGCGTCATCCGCATTGGCGGCAAAATGGCCGGTCACCGCTACGCTCATTGCGGCACCTGTGCCTGCGAATGGCATATGGTTCGTGTCAAGTGCACACACTGCGAATCGACCAAGGGCATCCACTACCAGGGCATTGACGGTGCGGGCGAAGAAGTTCTGGCCGAGACCTGCGACGAATGCGGCAGCTACCGCAAGATCGTGAATCAGGAAAAAAACCCCATGGTCGAACCCCTGGTCGACGATCTGGCCAGCCTGATGCTGGATCTGCTGATGAGCGAGACCCAGTTCCAGCGCGCCAGCGCCAATCCTCTGTTGTTTGTGGCCGTGGCCGAAGAGCAGCAAGGCGAGGCCGACCACGAACTGGTGGACCCTGCGGCGTAA
- a CDS encoding formate dehydrogenase subunit gamma gives MKRNPRDLVRYNASERANHWVVGICFILLALSGLAFFHPAFFWLTNLFGGGPWTRILHPYIGVVMGAFFVIMACRFAKLNIVEPRDIEWLKNVNKMIDGDDHDMPEQGKYNGGQKLLFWGLVIGMLLIVITGFLMWRAWWTLPVNVVRAASVVHAIAAVWMIGLIIMHVYAAIWTRGTIRAMLYGTVTRAWAKQHHRGWYRKMTGDND, from the coding sequence ATGAAACGCAATCCTCGCGACCTCGTGCGCTACAACGCATCGGAGCGCGCCAACCACTGGGTGGTAGGCATTTGCTTCATCTTGCTGGCCCTGTCCGGTCTGGCGTTCTTTCACCCGGCCTTCTTCTGGTTGACCAATCTGTTCGGTGGCGGCCCCTGGACGCGCATCCTGCACCCCTACATCGGGGTTGTCATGGGCGCATTCTTCGTCATCATGGCCTGCCGTTTCGCCAAGCTCAACATCGTTGAGCCGCGCGACATCGAATGGCTCAAGAACGTCAACAAGATGATCGATGGCGACGACCACGACATGCCCGAACAAGGCAAATACAACGGTGGTCAGAAGCTGTTGTTCTGGGGCCTGGTAATCGGCATGCTGCTGATCGTGATCACCGGCTTTCTGATGTGGCGCGCCTGGTGGACATTGCCGGTCAACGTGGTGCGAGCGGCTTCGGTGGTTCACGCCATCGCTGCCGTGTGGATGATCGGTCTGATCATCATGCACGTGTATGCCGCCATCTGGACCCGGGGCACCATTCGCGCCATGCTTTATGGCACAGTAACGCGAGCCTGGGCCAAGCAACACCACCGCGGCTGGTACCGCAAGATGACGGGTGACAACGACTAA
- the fdxH gene encoding formate dehydrogenase subunit beta, with translation MSSTMSLDIKRRSATTTPAPSARGAHAGEVAKLIDVSKCIGCKACQTACMEWNDLRDEIGTVAAGVYDNPTDLTSESWTVMRFAEYENEATGNLEWLIRKDGCMHCEDPGCLKACPSPGAIVQYANGIVDFQQDQCVGCGYCVTGCPFNIPRISKKDNKAYKCTLCSDRVAVGQEPACVKTCPTGAIQFGTKEAMQEQASRRVVDLKERGYEKAGLYDPQGVGGTHVMYVLHHADKPSLYKGLPDDPSISPMVSLWKGVAKPLAMAALGAAAIGSLFHYITKGPNDVSKELEDEMERKDAEALNKENGK, from the coding sequence ATGTCCTCAACCATGTCTCTCGATATCAAACGCCGTTCTGCCACGACGACCCCCGCACCCAGCGCACGCGGTGCGCACGCGGGTGAAGTCGCCAAGCTGATCGACGTCTCCAAATGCATTGGCTGCAAGGCTTGCCAGACAGCCTGCATGGAGTGGAACGACCTTCGCGACGAAATCGGCACGGTTGCCGCAGGCGTCTACGACAACCCGACGGATCTGACGTCGGAGTCTTGGACCGTGATGCGCTTTGCCGAATACGAAAACGAAGCCACAGGCAACCTGGAATGGCTGATCCGCAAGGACGGCTGCATGCACTGCGAAGACCCAGGCTGCCTGAAGGCCTGCCCGTCGCCCGGTGCCATCGTCCAATATGCCAACGGCATCGTGGACTTCCAGCAAGACCAGTGCGTGGGCTGCGGCTACTGCGTCACGGGCTGCCCGTTCAACATTCCGCGCATCTCCAAGAAGGACAACAAGGCATACAAGTGCACCTTGTGTTCGGATCGCGTGGCTGTTGGCCAGGAGCCCGCCTGCGTCAAGACCTGCCCCACCGGAGCTATCCAGTTTGGCACCAAGGAAGCCATGCAGGAGCAAGCATCCCGCCGTGTCGTGGACCTCAAGGAACGCGGCTACGAAAAGGCAGGCCTCTACGACCCGCAGGGCGTGGGTGGCACGCACGTGATGTACGTTCTGCATCACGCGGACAAACCTTCGCTGTACAAGGGCCTGCCGGACGATCCGTCCATCAGCCCCATGGTGTCGCTGTGGAAGGGTGTCGCCAAGCCTCTGGCCATGGCCGCACTGGGTGCAGCCGCAATCGGCAGCCTGTTCCACTACATCACCAAGGGACCCAACGACGTGTCCAAGGAGCTTGAGGATGAAATGGAGCGCAAGGACGCCGAAGCGCTGAACAAGGAGAACGGCAAATGA
- the fdnG gene encoding formate dehydrogenase-N subunit alpha, with protein sequence MDQFSRRQFMKVTGSTLAGSSLALMGFSPTAALAEVRQYKLSATTVTRQTCTYCSVGCGILMYSLGDGGKNSRLSVMHVEGDPDHPVNRGTLCPKGASLLDFVHSPSRLKYPEYRAPGSSEWKRMSWDEALNRIAKLLKEDRDANFVETNEKGQKVNRWLTTGMLAASASSNEAGYITHKVARSWGLLALDNQARVUHGPTVAGLAPTFGRGAMTNHWVDIKNADVILIMGGNAAEAHPCGFKWVTEAKEHNKAHFMVVDPRFNRSASVADFYAPIRSGSDIVFLGGVINYLLTNDRIHHEYVKNYTDFSFIVREDFAFDEGIFSGYNPEKRTYDKASWDYELGEDGFVKVDPTLEHPRCVYQWLKKHYAGYTPEKVESICGTPREKFLHVCEKLASTAEAGRVATILYALGWTQHTTGAQILRTGAMIQLLLGNIGIAGGGMNALRGHSNIQGLTDLGILSASLPGYLTLPNEAEQDYNQYIATRTPKLLRPGQMNYWSNTPKFHVSLMKAWWGPAATAENNWAFDYLPKLDKQYDMLQIFEMMTQGKVNGYIAQGFNPLAALANSNSVREGLKKLKFLVIMDPLVTETSEFWKNHGEFNDVDSASIQTEVFRLPTTCFAEEDGAVVSSSRVLQWHWKAAEPPGEAKTDIAIMSGLHLRLKALYQKEGGKFSEPITNLYWPYAEADHPSSEEVAKEYNGRALVDLFDPKDPSKLIRKAGEQLAGFGEMRDDGTTLGGCWIWAGSWTSSGNQMARRDNSDPTGIGNTLNWAWAWPANRRVLYNRASCDRQGKPFNPERVLIKWNGKQWGGADVPDVAVGLDPEVINPFIMNPEGVARLFARKGMAEGPFPTHYEAFDNPLGYNPMYPNNKQAVISPVMRILATAKDTQGDPKDYPHVGTTYRLTEHFHYWTKHVQLNNIVQPEQFVEIGEALGKELGIETGQKVKVSSKRGFVKAVAVVTKRIKPMKIDGKTIHHVGVPIHWGFSTTGRKGYLANNLTASVGDGNSLTPESKTFLVKVEKI encoded by the coding sequence ATGGACCAATTCTCCAGACGCCAGTTCATGAAAGTGACTGGTTCGACTCTGGCGGGTTCAAGCTTGGCGCTGATGGGCTTCTCACCCACAGCCGCCCTTGCTGAGGTGCGACAGTACAAACTGTCAGCCACCACCGTAACCCGTCAAACCTGCACCTACTGCTCCGTAGGATGCGGCATCCTCATGTACTCCCTGGGCGACGGCGGGAAAAACTCCCGTCTGTCCGTGATGCACGTGGAAGGCGACCCGGATCATCCGGTCAATCGCGGCACGCTGTGTCCCAAGGGTGCATCGCTGCTGGACTTTGTCCACAGCCCCAGCCGCCTCAAGTACCCCGAATACCGCGCCCCCGGCTCGTCCGAGTGGAAGCGCATGTCCTGGGACGAGGCACTGAACCGCATCGCCAAGCTGCTCAAGGAAGACCGCGACGCCAATTTCGTTGAAACCAACGAAAAAGGCCAGAAGGTCAACCGCTGGCTGACCACCGGCATGCTGGCCGCTTCGGCTTCCAGCAACGAAGCTGGCTACATCACGCACAAAGTGGCCCGCTCCTGGGGCCTTCTTGCACTCGATAACCAAGCACGTGTCTGACACGGCCCGACGGTGGCAGGTCTTGCCCCGACGTTTGGCCGTGGAGCGATGACGAACCATTGGGTCGACATCAAGAACGCGGACGTTATTTTGATCATGGGCGGCAATGCCGCCGAAGCACACCCCTGCGGCTTCAAGTGGGTGACCGAAGCGAAGGAGCACAACAAGGCTCACTTCATGGTGGTCGATCCGCGCTTCAACCGCTCGGCATCCGTGGCTGACTTCTATGCGCCGATCCGTTCCGGCTCGGACATCGTCTTCCTCGGTGGCGTGATCAATTACCTGCTGACAAACGACAGGATCCACCACGAGTATGTGAAGAACTACACGGACTTCTCATTCATCGTGCGCGAGGACTTTGCGTTCGACGAAGGTATTTTCTCGGGCTACAACCCTGAAAAGCGTACCTATGACAAGGCGTCGTGGGACTACGAACTGGGTGAAGATGGCTTCGTGAAGGTGGACCCCACTCTGGAACACCCTCGCTGCGTCTATCAGTGGCTCAAGAAGCACTACGCCGGCTATACCCCCGAGAAGGTGGAATCCATCTGCGGCACACCCAGGGAAAAATTCCTGCACGTGTGCGAGAAGCTTGCTTCGACTGCCGAAGCCGGCCGTGTTGCCACCATCCTGTACGCACTGGGCTGGACTCAGCACACCACGGGTGCGCAGATCCTGCGTACCGGTGCCATGATCCAGCTGCTGCTGGGCAATATCGGTATCGCTGGCGGCGGCATGAACGCGCTGCGCGGCCACTCCAACATCCAGGGCCTGACGGACCTGGGCATCCTGTCTGCTTCGCTTCCCGGGTACCTGACGCTGCCAAACGAAGCCGAACAGGACTACAACCAGTACATCGCCACTCGCACGCCCAAGCTGCTGCGCCCTGGCCAGATGAATTACTGGTCGAACACGCCCAAGTTCCATGTCAGCCTGATGAAGGCGTGGTGGGGCCCGGCCGCAACTGCTGAAAACAACTGGGCGTTCGACTATCTGCCCAAGTTGGACAAGCAGTACGACATGCTCCAGATCTTCGAGATGATGACGCAGGGCAAGGTCAACGGCTATATCGCTCAAGGCTTCAACCCCTTGGCGGCTCTGGCTAACAGCAACAGCGTGCGCGAAGGCCTCAAGAAGCTGAAGTTCCTGGTCATCATGGATCCGCTGGTGACGGAAACTTCGGAGTTCTGGAAGAACCACGGCGAATTCAACGACGTGGACTCGGCTTCGATTCAAACCGAGGTGTTCCGCCTGCCTACCACCTGCTTCGCTGAAGAAGACGGTGCCGTGGTCAGCTCCTCGCGCGTGCTGCAGTGGCACTGGAAGGCTGCCGAACCTCCGGGAGAGGCCAAGACCGACATCGCCATCATGTCCGGTTTGCACCTGCGCCTGAAGGCTCTCTATCAGAAGGAAGGCGGCAAGTTCTCCGAGCCCATCACCAACCTGTACTGGCCTTACGCCGAAGCCGATCACCCCTCCTCCGAGGAAGTGGCCAAGGAATACAACGGTCGTGCGCTGGTGGATCTGTTCGACCCCAAGGACCCCAGCAAGCTCATCCGCAAGGCCGGCGAGCAGCTGGCGGGCTTTGGCGAAATGCGCGATGACGGCACCACCCTGGGTGGCTGCTGGATCTGGGCTGGCAGCTGGACTTCTTCCGGCAACCAGATGGCTCGCCGTGACAACAGCGATCCAACAGGCATAGGCAACACGCTGAACTGGGCCTGGGCCTGGCCTGCGAATCGCCGTGTGCTGTACAACCGCGCGTCTTGCGACCGCCAGGGCAAGCCCTTCAACCCCGAACGCGTGCTGATCAAATGGAATGGCAAGCAGTGGGGTGGAGCGGACGTGCCGGATGTGGCCGTAGGCCTGGATCCCGAGGTGATCAATCCCTTCATCATGAACCCCGAAGGGGTGGCCCGTCTGTTTGCTCGCAAGGGCATGGCAGAAGGTCCGTTCCCCACGCACTATGAGGCGTTTGACAACCCGCTGGGCTACAACCCCATGTACCCCAACAACAAGCAGGCCGTCATCAGCCCCGTGATGCGCATCCTGGCAACTGCCAAGGACACGCAGGGCGACCCCAAGGACTACCCGCATGTAGGCACGACCTACCGCCTGACCGAGCACTTCCACTACTGGACCAAGCATGTTCAGCTGAACAACATCGTTCAGCCCGAGCAGTTCGTGGAAATCGGCGAGGCACTGGGCAAGGAACTGGGCATAGAGACCGGCCAGAAGGTCAAGGTTTCGTCCAAGCGCGGTTTCGTGAAGGCCGTGGCTGTGGTGACCAAGCGCATCAAGCCCATGAAGATCGATGGCAAGACCATCCATCACGTGGGTGTGCCGATTCACTGGGGCTTCTCCACGACGGGACGCAAGGGCTATCTGGCGAACAACCTGACAGCCTCCGTGGGTGACGGTAACAGCTTGACCCCTGAATCCAAGACCTTCCTCGTGAAGGTGGAAAAGATCTAA
- a CDS encoding AI-2E family transporter yields MPLLPLHKRAFILLLIAVTAGFGLVLEEYAVAIFWGVVFAIVFAPLHRKLLMRMPNKPTLAALATLLISLVMVILPLSLIGLSLIKETSAIYDQVSSGNLSAGSYVEQVFNALPSWLTPWMEKLHLGTLEEIQAKLSNIALQASKLAATKAVGLGQNTLGFVVGFGVMLYLIFFLLRDGKELVARIWAATPLAPEHKRELATKFITVIRATVKGNLAVAAAQGALGGLIFWILGIQGAVLWAVVMAFLSLLPAVGAGLVWGPVAIYFLATGAITKGLILAAYGVLVIGLVDNVLRPLLVGKDTKMPDYVVLISTLGGMALFGLSGFVLGPAIAALFMAAWELFATMQGQEEKLLNREIAQKRTAGDPQQPVEGLAPIVAPPPAETRKSDKD; encoded by the coding sequence ATGCCGCTTTTGCCGCTTCACAAACGTGCATTCATTCTTCTTTTGATAGCAGTAACTGCCGGATTCGGCTTGGTTCTCGAGGAATATGCCGTTGCTATCTTCTGGGGCGTGGTATTTGCCATCGTCTTCGCGCCCCTGCACCGCAAGCTGCTGATGCGCATGCCCAACAAGCCCACGCTGGCCGCGTTGGCAACCTTGCTAATTAGTCTGGTAATGGTCATTTTGCCGCTGTCTCTGATAGGGCTGTCGCTCATCAAGGAGACCTCGGCCATCTATGACCAGGTCAGCAGCGGCAACCTCTCCGCCGGCAGCTATGTGGAGCAAGTCTTCAATGCACTGCCCTCCTGGCTGACGCCGTGGATGGAAAAGCTGCACCTGGGCACTCTGGAGGAAATCCAGGCCAAGCTCTCCAACATCGCGCTGCAGGCCAGCAAGCTGGCGGCCACCAAGGCCGTGGGACTGGGACAGAACACCCTGGGCTTTGTCGTGGGCTTCGGCGTCATGCTCTATCTCATCTTCTTTCTGCTGCGCGACGGCAAGGAGCTGGTCGCACGCATCTGGGCTGCCACGCCGCTCGCCCCCGAGCACAAGCGCGAGCTGGCCACCAAGTTCATTACCGTCATCCGTGCCACAGTCAAGGGCAATCTGGCCGTTGCAGCCGCCCAGGGCGCGCTGGGAGGACTGATTTTCTGGATTCTGGGCATTCAGGGCGCCGTACTCTGGGCCGTGGTGATGGCTTTTCTGTCCTTGCTGCCCGCGGTGGGGGCGGGCCTGGTCTGGGGGCCGGTGGCCATTTATTTCCTGGCCACGGGCGCCATCACCAAGGGCTTGATCCTGGCGGCCTATGGCGTGCTGGTCATCGGCCTGGTGGATAACGTGCTGCGTCCCCTGCTGGTCGGCAAGGACACCAAGATGCCTGACTACGTGGTGCTGATCTCCACCCTGGGGGGCATGGCCTTGTTCGGTCTTTCGGGCTTTGTGCTCGGCCCGGCCATCGCCGCCCTGTTCATGGCTGCCTGGGAGTTGTTTGCCACCATGCAGGGGCAGGAGGAGAAGCTGCTGAACCGGGAAATCGCGCAAAAACGCACAGCAGGCGATCCGCAGCAGCCTGTAGAAGGCCTCGCCCCCATTGTCGCCCCCCCTCCTGCCGAAACACGGAAAAGCGACAAAGATTAG
- a CDS encoding 2-oxoglutarate dehydrogenase E1 component, whose translation MSDQSTIYQAYQGNTYLFGGNAPYVEEMYENYLANPGSVPDSWREYFDALQHVPAVDGTDNKDVPHLPVINAFAERAKQGGTKVVVASGADSELGRKRTAVQQLIAAYRNVGQRWADLDPLKRTERPEIPELEPSFYGFTDADQEVVFNTSNTFFGKETMTLRELMNALRETYCGTLGAEYMYATNQNQKRWWQQRLESIRSKPVFNADEKKRILERLTAAEGLERYLHTKYVGQKRFSLEGGESFIAAMDELINSASAKGVQEVVIGMAHRGRLNVLVNTLGKAPKDLFAEFDHTAPEDLPAGDVKYHQGFSSDVSAKGGPVHLSLAFNPSHLEIVNPVVEGSVRSRMDRRDDPMGKQVLPVLVHGDAAFAGQGVNQETLALSETRGYTTGGTVHIIINNQIGFTTSDPRDLRSTLYCTDIVKMIESPVLHVNGDDPEAVCLAMQLALEFRMEFSKDVVVDIICFRKLGHNEQDTPALTQPLMYKKIAAHPGTRKLYADKLATQGLGDTLGDDMVKAYRAAMDEGRHTQDVVLTNFKSKYAVDWSPFVGKTWTDAGDTAIPLTEWKRLAEKVTTLPASVNPHALVKKVYDDRAAMGRGDVNVDWGMGETMAFASLVASGYPVRLSGEDSGRGTFTHRHAVVHDQKREKWDEGTYIPLQNAAENQAPFVVIDSILSEEAVLGFEYGYASNDPNTLVVWEAQFGDFANGAQVVIDQFIASGEVKWGRVNGLTLMLPHGYEGQGPEHSSARLERFMQLAADTNMQIVQPTTASQIFHVLRRQMVRGLRKPLVIMTPKSLLRNKDATSPLSEFTSGGFQTVIPEQDETIVKNAAKVKRIIACSGKVYYDLVKKRAEKESKDVAIIRVEQLYPFPHKAFAAEVKKYANATDIVWCQDEPQNQGAWFFIQHNIHENMREGQKLGYSGRAASASPAVGYAHLHQEQQKALVEGAFAKLKGFVLTK comes from the coding sequence ATGAGCGATCAGTCAACGATCTATCAAGCCTATCAAGGCAACACCTATCTGTTCGGCGGCAATGCGCCCTATGTCGAAGAGATGTATGAGAACTACCTGGCCAACCCCGGTAGCGTCCCCGATTCCTGGCGTGAATACTTCGATGCCCTGCAGCATGTGCCTGCAGTGGACGGCACCGACAACAAGGACGTTCCTCACCTGCCCGTGATCAATGCTTTTGCCGAGCGTGCAAAGCAGGGCGGCACCAAGGTGGTGGTGGCTTCGGGCGCTGACTCCGAGCTGGGTCGCAAGCGCACGGCCGTGCAGCAACTGATTGCAGCCTACCGCAACGTGGGTCAGCGCTGGGCCGACCTGGATCCCCTGAAGCGCACCGAGCGCCCCGAAATTCCCGAGCTGGAGCCTTCCTTCTACGGCTTCACCGACGCCGACCAGGAAGTGGTGTTCAACACCAGCAACACCTTCTTCGGCAAGGAAACCATGACTTTGCGCGAGCTGATGAATGCTCTGCGCGAAACCTACTGCGGCACCCTGGGCGCCGAGTACATGTATGCCACCAACCAGAATCAAAAGCGCTGGTGGCAACAACGCCTGGAATCGATTCGTTCCAAGCCTGTCTTCAATGCCGACGAGAAGAAGCGCATCCTGGAGCGCCTGACCGCTGCCGAAGGCCTGGAGCGTTATCTGCACACCAAGTATGTGGGCCAGAAGCGCTTCTCGCTGGAAGGTGGCGAGTCCTTCATCGCCGCCATGGACGAGCTGATCAACTCCGCCAGCGCCAAGGGCGTGCAGGAAGTCGTGATCGGCATGGCTCACCGTGGCCGTCTGAACGTGCTGGTCAACACCCTGGGCAAGGCTCCCAAGGATCTGTTTGCCGAGTTCGATCACACCGCTCCCGAAGATCTGCCTGCCGGTGACGTGAAGTACCACCAGGGCTTCAGCTCCGACGTGTCTGCCAAGGGCGGCCCCGTTCACCTGTCGCTGGCCTTCAACCCCTCGCACCTGGAAATCGTCAACCCCGTGGTGGAAGGTTCGGTGCGCTCGCGCATGGACCGTCGCGACGACCCCATGGGCAAGCAAGTGCTGCCCGTGCTGGTGCACGGTGACGCAGCCTTCGCCGGCCAGGGCGTGAACCAGGAAACCCTGGCGCTGTCCGAAACCCGTGGCTACACCACCGGCGGCACGGTCCACATCATCATCAACAACCAGATCGGTTTCACGACCTCTGACCCCCGCGACCTGCGCTCCACGCTGTATTGCACCGACATCGTCAAGATGATCGAGTCGCCCGTGCTGCACGTGAATGGTGACGATCCCGAAGCCGTGTGCCTGGCCATGCAGCTGGCCCTGGAGTTCCGCATGGAGTTCTCCAAGGACGTGGTGGTCGACATCATCTGCTTCCGCAAGCTGGGTCACAACGAGCAGGACACTCCTGCTCTGACGCAGCCTCTGATGTACAAGAAGATTGCGGCCCACCCCGGCACGCGCAAGCTGTACGCGGACAAGCTGGCGACCCAGGGTCTGGGCGACACACTGGGCGACGATATGGTCAAGGCCTATCGTGCCGCCATGGACGAAGGCCGTCACACCCAGGACGTGGTGCTGACCAACTTCAAGAGCAAGTATGCAGTGGACTGGAGCCCCTTCGTGGGCAAGACCTGGACCGACGCCGGCGACACTGCCATCCCCCTGACCGAGTGGAAGCGTCTGGCCGAGAAGGTCACCACCCTGCCTGCGAGCGTGAACCCTCATGCTCTGGTCAAGAAGGTGTACGACGACCGTGCCGCCATGGGTCGCGGCGATGTCAACGTGGACTGGGGCATGGGCGAGACCATGGCTTTCGCATCGCTGGTCGCGTCTGGCTATCCCGTGCGCCTGTCGGGTGAAGACTCCGGTCGCGGCACCTTCACGCACCGTCATGCCGTGGTCCATGACCAGAAGCGCGAGAAGTGGGACGAAGGTACTTATATTCCCCTGCAGAACGCTGCCGAGAACCAGGCACCGTTCGTCGTCATCGACTCCATCCTGTCCGAAGAGGCAGTGCTGGGCTTCGAATACGGCTATGCATCGAACGATCCCAACACCCTGGTGGTGTGGGAAGCCCAGTTCGGCGATTTCGCCAACGGTGCCCAGGTGGTGATCGACCAGTTCATCGCATCCGGTGAAGTGAAGTGGGGTCGTGTCAACGGCCTGACACTGATGTTGCCTCACGGCTATGAAGGCCAGGGCCCCGAGCACAGCTCGGCGCGTCTGGAGCGCTTCATGCAGCTGGCTGCAGACACCAATATGCAGATCGTGCAGCCCACAACGGCCAGCCAGATCTTCCATGTGCTGCGTCGCCAGATGGTTCGTGGCCTGCGCAAGCCGCTGGTCATCATGACACCCAAGTCGCTGCTGCGTAACAAGGACGCCACCTCGCCCCTGTCCGAATTCACCTCTGGTGGTTTCCAGACCGTGATTCCCGAGCAGGACGAAACCATCGTCAAGAACGCTGCCAAGGTCAAGCGCATCATCGCCTGCTCGGGCAAGGTGTACTACGATCTGGTCAAGAAGCGTGCCGAGAAGGAATCCAAGGACGTCGCCATCATCCGCGTCGAGCAACTGTATCCCTTCCCCCACAAGGCGTTCGCCGCCGAAGTGAAGAAGTACGCCAACGCTACTGACATCGTGTGGTGCCAGGATGAGCCTCAGAACCAGGGCGCCTGGTTCTTCATCCAGCACAACATCCACGAGAACATGCGTGAAGGCCAGAAGCTGGGCTACTCCGGTCGCGCTGCGTCCGCCTCGCCCGCCGTTGGCTACGCACATCTGCACCAAGAGCAACAAAAGGCACTGGTGGAAGGCGCATTCGCCAAGCTCAAGGGCTTTGTCCTGACCAAGTAA
- the odhB gene encoding 2-oxoglutarate dehydrogenase complex dihydrolipoyllysine-residue succinyltransferase, with product MAIVEVKVPQLSESITEATMLTWKKKVGEAVAIDEILIEIETDKVVLEVPAPSAGVITEILQGDGATVAAEQVIAKIDSEAVAGAAAAPAAAPAAAATPAASPVAAAPAGADKSGVAMPAAAKILADNNLSAANVAGTGKDGRVTKGDALGAIKAGAAIPTGAPKAALPQVAAPVTKENLGDRPEQRVPMTRLRARIAERLLQSQATNAILTTFNEVNMAPVMELRKKFQDQFTKEHGVKLGFMSFFVKAAVHALKKFPAVNASIDGNDIVYHGYFDIGIAVSSPRGLVVPILRNADQMSFADIEKKIVEFGQKAKEGKLGIEEMTGGTFSISNGGTFGSMMSTPIINPPQSAILGVHATKDRAVVENGQIVIRPMNYLAMSYDHRIIDGREAVLSLVAMKDALEDPSRLLFDL from the coding sequence ATGGCAATCGTTGAAGTTAAAGTCCCCCAGCTGTCCGAATCCATCACTGAAGCCACCATGCTGACCTGGAAGAAAAAGGTCGGCGAGGCAGTGGCCATCGATGAAATCCTCATCGAAATCGAAACCGACAAGGTCGTGCTGGAAGTGCCCGCTCCCTCGGCTGGCGTGATCACCGAAATCCTGCAAGGCGACGGCGCAACCGTGGCTGCCGAGCAGGTGATCGCCAAGATCGACTCCGAAGCCGTCGCCGGCGCTGCTGCTGCTCCTGCTGCCGCCCCCGCTGCTGCTGCGACTCCTGCTGCTTCCCCCGTGGCTGCCGCTCCTGCCGGCGCCGACAAGAGCGGCGTGGCCATGCCTGCTGCTGCCAAGATCCTGGCCGACAACAACCTGTCCGCAGCCAACGTGGCTGGCACAGGCAAGGACGGCCGTGTGACAAAGGGTGACGCTCTGGGTGCCATCAAGGCCGGCGCAGCCATCCCCACCGGCGCTCCCAAGGCGGCTCTGCCTCAGGTGGCAGCTCCCGTGACCAAGGAAAACCTGGGCGATCGTCCCGAGCAGCGCGTGCCCATGACACGTCTGCGTGCCCGTATTGCCGAGCGTCTGCTGCAATCCCAGGCGACCAACGCCATCCTGACCACGTTCAACGAAGTGAACATGGCTCCCGTGATGGAACTGCGCAAGAAGTTCCAGGACCAGTTCACCAAGGAACATGGCGTCAAGCTGGGCTTCATGTCCTTCTTCGTCAAGGCTGCAGTGCATGCCCTGAAGAAGTTCCCCGCAGTCAACGCCTCCATCGACGGCAACGACATCGTCTACCACGGCTACTTCGACATCGGTATCGCTGTGAGCTCGCCCCGCGGTCTGGTGGTGCCCATCCTGCGCAATGCAGACCAGATGAGCTTCGCCGACATCGAAAAGAAGATTGTCGAATTCGGTCAGAAGGCCAAGGAAGGCAAGCTGGGCATTGAAGAAATGACCGGCGGTACCTTCTCCATCTCCAATGGCGGTACCTTCGGCTCGATGATGTCCACCCCCATCATCAACCCCCCTCAGTCCGCCATCCTGGGCGTGCACGCCACCAAGGACCGCGCCGTGGTCGAGAACGGTCAGATCGTGATCCGTCCCATGAACTATCTGGCCATGTCCTATGACCACCGCATCATCGACGGCCGCGAAGCCGTGCTGAGCCTGGTGGCCATGAAGGACGCGCTGGAAGATCCTTCTCGCCTCCTGTTTGATCTGTAA